Part of the bacterium genome, TTCATCGTAGTTGTAAGCTTCTGAAGTAAATAAAAGATCTGGACTAAGCCACTCAAAAGATTGACGAAATGGAGACGTTTCCTGCATCCAAAACTGGCTATTGTTCAAATTGTATTTTTTCCCATTTGAGGCAATAAATTTATCAAAATAAACATGCGCAATTTTTTCAATCAAAGCAATCAGCGGTTCGCTGTATTTCTCTCTTATTTCAAGGGTATCACCTTTCAATTGGATGTTAGAAAGCATTTGATTTAAATTTTTAAAATCAGCGTCTTTATCCTCCTCAATGTGGATAAAATCATCTAAAACCAAAGGCAAAGAATCTTTCGAAAAACTTGAAGATACTTGAGTGTAGATAGGAGTAATAGACTGTGGGTACGCTCCTTTTAAAATATAGTGCGCATGCTGTAGAAAATTTTTTATATCTTCTATGAAAGCTTCGTAACCATGGAGCGCACTGAGTTCAAAATATTGGTTGAGCATTAGGTTGCTATCGTAAGCAAGAACAAAGAGCAGAGCGTAGTTACGCAGAACTTCATCATCAATTTGCACAAAGAACTCAGATTGTTCTTCTTTATTGACCAGTTCCTTGGCAAAAATAGTATTAGACATTCCACTGTTGATATGAGTTTTAAAAATTTCTTCCATTTCAAGATGAGCGTTGTAGCATCCAACACCTTCAATGTCTCCGATATGCGCGTGTTCTGTGCCCCAGATAACAATGTTTCTTGCTTCAGCAGAAATATTGAACAGTAGGGAAAAAGATAGGATGAAAGATAAAATAAATTTTGACTTAAAATGCATAGCGTCATTTACCTTTTTCTGTGGTTTTTTGTCAAGCAAGAATTTAAATAATTTTTGTTGTACAGTTTTATATAGTTGTATTGAAAAAAATTAAGCGATAAGTGCATTAATCAATTACCAGGAGATATACAGTTTATGCAGAAAAAAATTAATGTTGTCGGTGCGGGTATGGCAGGCAGTGAAGCCGCTTTGTTACTGGCTAAAAAAGAGTTAAACGTAACTTTATGGGAGATGCGGCCCAAGGTTAAAACACCAGCGCATGAAACCGATAAATTTGCTGAAGTGGTCTGCAGCAATTCTTTGGGCGCGGATAATGAGTTTAGCGCCGGTAAAATCTTAAAAGATGAAATGCGCGCTTTTGGCTCCATTGTTTTAGAGGCTGCATTGCACTCGAGCGTGCCAGCCGGTAAAGCCTTGGCTGTGGATAGAGAGAAGTTTGCCCATTACATTACCCAAACCATCACAGAGCATCCAAACATTGAAGTTAAACGAGAAGAATTAAAAACAATCAATCCTGATGAGATCTATATCTTGTCCACTGGGCCATTAACATCAGATGCTCTAGCAGAATCCTTAAAACACTATTTAAACAGAGATTCACTGTATTTTTATGACTCTATTTCTCCAATTATTGAAGCCGATTCTATTGATTTAGATCAGTGTTATTTTGCCAGTCGCTATGAAGAAGATAAGGATGACTATTTAAATTGCCCTCTAAGCCAAGAGCAGTATGAAACCTTGATTGCAGACATTAAGGCTGCAGAAAAAGTGGAAGCGCATAACTTTGAAGAATTAAAGTGTTTTGAGTCGTGTATGCCCATTGAAGTGATTGTGGATAGAGGTGATCAGACTCTGGCTTTTGGCCCAATGAAGCCCGTAGGCTTGCCTGACCCCAAAACCGGAAAAATACCGTATGCCGTTTTACAATTGCGCAGAGAAAATGACCCAACCACCATGTACAACATGGTAGGCTTTCAAACTCGTATGAAATGGGGTGAGCAGAAACGTATTTTTAAAAAAATACCTGGATTGCAAGACGCCGAGTTTGTGAGAATGGGCTCTTTGCATCGCAATACTTACATTGATTCTCCAAACTTGCTCAATGATAGGCTGCAACTTAAAAGTCATGAGAACATTTATTTTGCCGGTCAAATTACCGGTGTTGAAGGCTATGTTGAGTCAGCCGCCATGGGACAATGGGCAGCTTTGACGGTTGCTTCACGTTTGACAAACCAAGACTTAACTGTTCCTCCCAAAGAAACCGCCATGGGAGCTTTGATTGCATATATAACTGAGGGGCCTTTACATGGTGACTTTGCGCCCATCAACACCAACTTTGGTTTGTTCCCACCTCTAGAGCTCAAAAAAAAGCTAAGAAAAAAAGACCGAAGAATTGCGCATTACAAGCGAGCCAAAGAACACTTTGAAGAATGGTCCCAAAAAGTAGCCGGTACCTTTTAGTATCTAAAAAAAATGATCCATGTTCATGCCTCAGAACTTGCCATACCCAAAGATGTAATTGATTTTTTGTAAATCAGAGCCAAGCAAACAGTGCCTTTTAAATAGTTTATGTTACACTTGTTTGGTGGATTGTTTAGATCAGTTTTCTAATTATATTTTGTACGAAAGAAAACTGTCCGAACATACGCATAGGGCATACAGCAAAGACATAAAATCATTTTTTATGTATGTTTTGGCGCAAGATACACTTAGTTCTATTGATCTTATTGTACTCAGAAAAGTGAATAAAAAACATTTACAAAACTACCTGGGTAAAATGCATCGAAGTCACAGCGGTAAATCAAGGGCGCGGATTTTATCCAGCTTAAAAACATTTTTTAAATATGCTCATGCAAGAGGCTGGATACAGGAAAAGTTTTATGAGTCTGTAGAGGGGCCAAAAGTTAAGAAAAAAATCCCCGTTGTATTAAGTGAAGAAAAAGTCTTAGAACTTCTTCAGCAGGCTAAGTTTAAAGAAAAAACTCAAACGCGAGACAAAGCTATTTTAGAGCTGCTGTATGGCTCGGGTTTGCGAGTGTCGGAGCTGGTGGCATTAAATTGGCTTGATCTTGACTTAGCGCTTGCGGAAGTTAAGGTTTTAGGCAAAGGCAAGAAGCAGCGCATGATTCCTTTATCGCAACCGGCTCGAAAATATTTATCAGACTTGCAAAAAAAACCAGAAGAACAGCTTGATAAGCCGGGTCAGGCAGTTTTTAAAAATTTACGAGGACAGCGGCTGACGGTGCGAGGGGTGTTTTATATTCTTAACCAATTGGCCTTAACGTGTTTGAGTCAAAGTCATATGAGTCCACATGTTTTAAGGCACAGCATTGCCACGCATTTGCTCAACAGAGGAACCGATTTAAGGTTAATCCAAGAGCTTTTAGGACATGAAAATCTTCAGACCACTGAAATTTACACCCAAACAAGTTTAGAGCATCTGCAAAATGTCTATAAAAAATTTCACCCCAAAAGCGGTTGAAAATAAGCTATTTTTCTTGGATGATGTAGAATTAACACAATGCTAGTTGGAATTGATTTAGGAACCACCAATACCAGTGTTTCGTATGTAGATAAAAAAGGTAAATTGAAGGTATTACAGCTTGGAGAGCAGAAAAAAACACTGCCCAGTGTTGTGTCTATTGTTGAGGGTGAAACCTATGTTGGTGAGAGTGCACAAAGACAGGCCCTGGTAAACCCTGGGCGTACCATTTTTGACGTTAAGCGCATGTTAGGTCGCAAGTTTACTGATATTGAGGTTCAAAACTCCTTATTAAAGTATCCTTACCGTCTTATTAAAGGTAATCGTAATCAGGTCAGGATTTTAATTGATAATCAAACCTACAGTGTTGAACAGGTTGTCAGTTTCATCTTAAAAAAAATCAAACATCGATTTAAAGAGCAGCTTGGCCAAGAAATCACAAACTCAGTGCTGACCGTACCGGCATATTTTAATAATATTCAGCGTAAAGCCATGTTGGATGCAGCTGAGCTAGCTAACTTAAAAGTAGAACGTTTGATTTCTGAGCCCACATCCGCGGCTATGGCCTATGGCTATTATCAGGAAGATAAGAAGAAAAATATTGCGGTGTATGATTTGGGGGGTGGAACCTTTGATATCAGTTTGCTTGAATTAGAAAATAATATTTTTAAAGTTTTAAGCAGTTACGGAGATACGTTTTTAGGCGGAAGCGATATAGACTATCATCTGTTTGAGCATTTATGTCAGGATATTTGGGAACAACACAAAGTTTATATCAAAGACAGTCCCGTTTTAACTTACAAGGTGCGCAGTGCCAGCGAAAACATTAAAAAAGAGTTGTCGGTGCATCGTAAAGTGTTGGTTGAGCTGCCTTTTTTAAAAGGCCCCAATGGCAAAGTTGTTAGCTATTCTAAAGAAATAAACCGGAAAACCCTTGAGAGTATGAGCCGAGCCATCATTGAAAAAACGCTGATTATTGTTCAGCAAAGCTTGGATAGAGCAGGTTTGAAAAAAACAGATTTAGATGATGTGGTTTTGGTTGGCGGGCAATGCAAAATGCCCATGGTTATGGACAAGGTAGCCAACTTTTTTGGTAGAACCGCAGCAAAAATTATCAATCAAGATGAAATTGTTTCCGCCGGGGCAGCTTTGTTTGGCGATGCTTTAACCCAAAAAAGAAAACATAGTATTGTATTAAAAGATGTACTGCCCCAAAGCATGAGTATTCGCAAAAACATGAGTATGAAACGTTTATTTAAAGCGGGACAAGCCTTACCTTTAAGTAAAACAGTTAAAATAGAGTTGGATGATCATGAGAAAGAACATACATTTTTTATTGATGAAGGTGAGCTTGCAGCAGAAAAACCTCCAGAAAACTTGGCCAGTGTAAAATTGAATACTGGAGGTTTTCAAAGTAAACAGTCTGTTGATATGACTTTTTCCATCAATGAAAGTGGTATTTTAAAAACGGAGCTTGCTTCAAGTAAAGACAATCAAAAAAAGCCACAACAACCTTATATTCAATCGCATGGCTTAAATCCAGATGAAATTAAACAGGTTAAAAACTCTATTGATACCAAGCTTGCTTCAACTCAACATTCTAAAGATTTGGCTGAAAAACAGTTAAAAGAACTTTTACAGAAAGTTCAAGGTATGTATTTAGATCAGAAATCATTGTTTAATATTGATCAACAGCATAAAATTGAAAGAATATTTAAGCTTGGGCCTGCAGTCCTAAATCATGGCGACCACGTAAAAATGCAAAAAATGTTAGAATCCTTGTATGTCTTGCAACAGCAGTTGGTGTAAAAATGATGAGTGATTCAAAACAAAAGGTACGTTTATTTACACCGGGTCCTACGCAAGTTCCAGACCAAGTTAAGCAGGTTATAACGCAATCTTATTTTCATCATCGATCACAGGAATTTGAGCAGTGTTACTTGGATATACAAAGCTTATTTAAAAAACTTTTAGGCGAAAAAACCAATACAGCTATTTTTACCAGTTCTGGCTCTGGAGCAATGGAAGCAACAGCAGCATCTTTTTTTAATGCTGGGGATGATGTTGTGGTGATTCATGGAGGTAAATTTGGTGAGCGTTGGCGTGACATTTGTTTGAATTATGCATTAAATGTCAAAGAGTTTGTTTGTCCTTGGGGCGAAAGTATTAATATTAGTGAAATAATGGACTGGGTAAAAGAGCACCAACCCAAAGCGGTTCTCATGCAGGCTTGTGAAACCTCAACTGGAGTTTTTCACCCAGTGTATGCTCTTGGCAAACTATTAAAAAAACTCGACACTCTGTTGATTGTAGATGCAATTACTGCCTTAGGCATTTATCCTTTTACCTTGGATCGTGATGGAATTGATGTTTTGATTGGGGGGTCACAAAAAGCATTGATGTGTCCACCAGGTTTAGCCAGTGTTACACTCAATGAAAAGGCACGTTTGAGTCTACTTAAATCAAGCCGTTCGTATTACTTTTCTATTCAAAAAGAGTTGAAATCACAAGTCACTGGCGCCAGCGCATACACACCTGCGGTGCCTTTGTTTTTTGGCTTGAGACAGGCACTGAGTATGATTTTAAAAGAGGGCATGGGCATTATTCATGCCAGACACAGCTTTTTACAAAGAGTCACTCGGTCTTACTTTAAAGCACAAGGTTTTGAGCTACTCAATAAAGATCATGATGCAGCCTTGGGACTGACAGCTGTTATGACCAAAGATGATTTTGATGTGCCACTGTTCTTACAACAACTTAAACAAAAATATGGCTTATGGTTGGCCGGAGGCCAAGGTGAATTAAAAGGCAGAGTATTTCGCTTTGCCCATATGGGTTATTGTTATCCTGATGATATGTCTGAAGCCTTAAACGATATTGATGCCTTTTTAAAAACTCAAGATTACTCTAGATCAGCGGCAATAGAGGAAGCAACT contains:
- the trmFO gene encoding methylenetetrahydrofolate--tRNA-(uracil(54)-C(5))-methyltransferase (FADH(2)-oxidizing) TrmFO, whose translation is MQKKINVVGAGMAGSEAALLLAKKELNVTLWEMRPKVKTPAHETDKFAEVVCSNSLGADNEFSAGKILKDEMRAFGSIVLEAALHSSVPAGKALAVDREKFAHYITQTITEHPNIEVKREELKTINPDEIYILSTGPLTSDALAESLKHYLNRDSLYFYDSISPIIEADSIDLDQCYFASRYEEDKDDYLNCPLSQEQYETLIADIKAAEKVEAHNFEELKCFESCMPIEVIVDRGDQTLAFGPMKPVGLPDPKTGKIPYAVLQLRRENDPTTMYNMVGFQTRMKWGEQKRIFKKIPGLQDAEFVRMGSLHRNTYIDSPNLLNDRLQLKSHENIYFAGQITGVEGYVESAAMGQWAALTVASRLTNQDLTVPPKETAMGALIAYITEGPLHGDFAPINTNFGLFPPLELKKKLRKKDRRIAHYKRAKEHFEEWSQKVAGTF
- a CDS encoding tyrosine-type recombinase/integrase yields the protein MDCLDQFSNYILYERKLSEHTHRAYSKDIKSFFMYVLAQDTLSSIDLIVLRKVNKKHLQNYLGKMHRSHSGKSRARILSSLKTFFKYAHARGWIQEKFYESVEGPKVKKKIPVVLSEEKVLELLQQAKFKEKTQTRDKAILELLYGSGLRVSELVALNWLDLDLALAEVKVLGKGKKQRMIPLSQPARKYLSDLQKKPEEQLDKPGQAVFKNLRGQRLTVRGVFYILNQLALTCLSQSHMSPHVLRHSIATHLLNRGTDLRLIQELLGHENLQTTEIYTQTSLEHLQNVYKKFHPKSG
- a CDS encoding Hsp70 family protein yields the protein MLVGIDLGTTNTSVSYVDKKGKLKVLQLGEQKKTLPSVVSIVEGETYVGESAQRQALVNPGRTIFDVKRMLGRKFTDIEVQNSLLKYPYRLIKGNRNQVRILIDNQTYSVEQVVSFILKKIKHRFKEQLGQEITNSVLTVPAYFNNIQRKAMLDAAELANLKVERLISEPTSAAMAYGYYQEDKKKNIAVYDLGGGTFDISLLELENNIFKVLSSYGDTFLGGSDIDYHLFEHLCQDIWEQHKVYIKDSPVLTYKVRSASENIKKELSVHRKVLVELPFLKGPNGKVVSYSKEINRKTLESMSRAIIEKTLIIVQQSLDRAGLKKTDLDDVVLVGGQCKMPMVMDKVANFFGRTAAKIINQDEIVSAGAALFGDALTQKRKHSIVLKDVLPQSMSIRKNMSMKRLFKAGQALPLSKTVKIELDDHEKEHTFFIDEGELAAEKPPENLASVKLNTGGFQSKQSVDMTFSINESGILKTELASSKDNQKKPQQPYIQSHGLNPDEIKQVKNSIDTKLASTQHSKDLAEKQLKELLQKVQGMYLDQKSLFNIDQQHKIERIFKLGPAVLNHGDHVKMQKMLESLYVLQQQLV
- a CDS encoding alanine--glyoxylate aminotransferase family protein; protein product: MMSDSKQKVRLFTPGPTQVPDQVKQVITQSYFHHRSQEFEQCYLDIQSLFKKLLGEKTNTAIFTSSGSGAMEATAASFFNAGDDVVVIHGGKFGERWRDICLNYALNVKEFVCPWGESINISEIMDWVKEHQPKAVLMQACETSTGVFHPVYALGKLLKKLDTLLIVDAITALGIYPFTLDRDGIDVLIGGSQKALMCPPGLASVTLNEKARLSLLKSSRSYYFSIQKELKSQVTGASAYTPAVPLFFGLRQALSMILKEGMGIIHARHSFLQRVTRSYFKAQGFELLNKDHDAALGLTAVMTKDDFDVPLFLQQLKQKYGLWLAGGQGELKGRVFRFAHMGYCYPDDMSEALNDIDAFLKTQDYSRSAAIEEATVELQRSSYENPHL